Proteins encoded by one window of Desulfovibrio sp. Huiquan2017:
- a CDS encoding NifB/NifX family molybdenum-iron cluster-binding protein, protein MIIALPTREGLIDDHFGHCDHYTLVTVEDNRITFSERMDSPQGCGCKSDIAPVLAERGVKVMLAGNMGQGALNILKNAGIEVVRGCSGPIEKVLEKWLSGELKDNQITCDHHDCDHHDEPVLTELKPL, encoded by the coding sequence ATGATCATCGCACTGCCCACCCGCGAAGGCCTCATCGACGACCATTTCGGCCATTGCGACCACTACACCCTGGTGACGGTAGAGGACAATCGAATCACTTTCAGCGAACGCATGGATTCCCCCCAGGGATGCGGCTGCAAGTCCGACATAGCCCCGGTCCTGGCCGAGCGTGGCGTCAAAGTCATGCTCGCCGGCAATATGGGCCAGGGCGCACTGAACATCCTCAAAAACGCAGGCATTGAAGTGGTCCGCGGCTGCTCAGGCCCCATCGAAAAAGTCCTGGAGAAATGGCTTTCCGGCGAACTCAAGGACAACCAGATCACCTGCGACCACCACGACTGCGACCATCACGACGAGCCCGTCCTGACCGAGCTCAAACCGCTCTAG
- the kdsA gene encoding 3-deoxy-8-phosphooctulonate synthase, which yields MADLYQLSRSGPFILAGPCAIESRETALATADVLAGLAAKLNIPIVYKSSFDKANRTSLTSFRGPGLEKGLEILAEVKCTSGLPVVTDIHHPEQAAPVAEVADVLQIPAFLCRQTDLLVAAAETGRVVNVKKGQFLAPWDMKNVVDKLRSAGSERIWLTERGSTYGYNNLVVDMRSIPQMRAFGVPVIMDATHSVQLPGGLGGASGGQREYVPVLAAAAVAAGADGVFMEVHPDPDKALCDGPNSLPLAKVEELLRRLLALWEISRG from the coding sequence ATGGCAGATCTTTATCAACTCAGCAGGTCCGGCCCGTTCATTCTGGCCGGCCCCTGCGCCATTGAAAGCCGGGAGACCGCGCTTGCGACCGCCGACGTGCTCGCCGGACTGGCCGCAAAGCTGAACATCCCCATCGTCTATAAGAGTTCCTTCGACAAGGCCAACCGGACTTCGCTGACCAGTTTTCGGGGCCCCGGCCTGGAAAAGGGGCTCGAAATACTGGCCGAGGTCAAGTGCACTTCGGGGTTGCCCGTGGTCACGGATATTCACCACCCCGAACAGGCCGCGCCCGTGGCCGAGGTGGCCGACGTCCTCCAGATTCCGGCCTTCCTCTGCCGCCAGACCGACCTGCTGGTGGCCGCCGCAGAAACGGGCAGGGTGGTCAACGTCAAGAAAGGGCAGTTTCTCGCCCCCTGGGACATGAAAAACGTGGTCGACAAACTGCGTTCGGCGGGCAGTGAGCGCATCTGGCTGACCGAGCGCGGCTCCACCTACGGCTACAACAACCTGGTGGTGGACATGCGCTCCATTCCGCAGATGCGGGCTTTCGGCGTGCCGGTAATCATGGATGCGACCCATTCGGTGCAGTTGCCCGGCGGACTGGGCGGCGCTTCGGGCGGGCAGCGGGAATACGTCCCGGTCCTGGCCGCCGCCGCCGTGGCCGCGGGCGCGGACGGCGTCTTCATGGAGGTTCATCCCGACCCCGACAAGGCGCTGTGCGACGGTCCCAATTCCCTGCCTTTGGCCAAAGTGGAAGAGCTGCTCCGGCGGCTTCTGGCCCTCTGGGAGATCAGCCGTGGCTGA
- the rpoN gene encoding RNA polymerase factor sigma-54, with amino-acid sequence MGLELRQQLKLSQQLVMTPQLQQAIKLLQLSRLELLETVQQELLENPFLDETETDTEVPDKAEALTESQAEEELVRNADWENYLGEFSSTSKQAMSRDMEMPEEGMSFEARLASKPSLEGHLNWQMRLSSFSEQELAIGDVIIGNLDSNGYLQASMAELGAMVQASEEEIESVLLRIQHLDPVGVGARSPQECLLVQMEVLGYDDPTLVSLVRDHLEDLEKNRYKPLARKFKISMDELKAYLDLLQTLDPMPGANFSSTEPHYVSPDVFVYKYGEDFVIILNEDGMPRLQMNTFYVDSMKGAADKEKEYFQEKMRSAAWLMKSLYQRQRTLYKVVESIVGFQRAFFEEGVTKLKPLILKEVAEDIEMHESTVSRITTNKYVSTPHGIFELKFFFNSALDLNDGSQVGSESVKALIKQMIADEDTKKPLSDERIGEILQEKLEVNIARRTVAKYRSAMGIPSSSKRKQYF; translated from the coding sequence ATGGGATTGGAACTTCGGCAACAGCTCAAGCTCTCTCAGCAACTGGTCATGACGCCCCAGTTGCAGCAGGCCATCAAGCTGCTGCAGTTATCGCGTCTTGAACTACTGGAGACGGTGCAGCAGGAATTGTTGGAGAATCCCTTTCTTGATGAGACCGAAACCGACACCGAGGTCCCAGACAAAGCGGAGGCCCTGACCGAATCCCAGGCCGAGGAGGAGTTGGTCCGCAACGCCGACTGGGAAAACTATCTCGGCGAATTTTCCTCCACCTCCAAGCAGGCCATGTCCCGCGACATGGAAATGCCGGAAGAGGGTATGTCCTTCGAGGCGCGGCTGGCCTCCAAGCCTTCCTTGGAAGGGCATCTCAACTGGCAGATGCGTCTGTCCAGCTTTTCGGAGCAGGAATTGGCCATCGGGGACGTCATCATCGGCAATCTCGATTCAAACGGCTACCTGCAGGCGTCCATGGCGGAGTTGGGTGCCATGGTCCAGGCCTCCGAGGAGGAGATCGAATCCGTCCTGTTGCGCATCCAGCATTTGGACCCTGTGGGCGTGGGTGCCCGCAGCCCGCAGGAATGCCTGCTGGTCCAGATGGAAGTCCTGGGCTACGACGACCCGACTCTGGTCTCCCTGGTGCGCGACCATCTGGAGGATCTGGAAAAGAATCGCTACAAGCCGTTGGCGCGCAAATTCAAAATCTCCATGGACGAGCTCAAGGCATACCTGGACCTGCTCCAGACGCTCGATCCCATGCCCGGCGCCAATTTCTCCAGCACCGAGCCGCATTACGTCAGCCCGGACGTGTTCGTCTACAAGTACGGCGAGGACTTCGTCATCATCCTCAACGAGGACGGCATGCCCCGGTTGCAGATGAATACCTTCTACGTGGATTCCATGAAGGGCGCGGCCGACAAGGAGAAGGAATATTTTCAGGAAAAGATGCGTTCCGCCGCATGGTTGATGAAAAGTCTGTACCAGCGGCAGCGAACCCTGTATAAAGTGGTTGAAAGCATCGTCGGTTTTCAAAGAGCCTTCTTCGAAGAAGGCGTGACAAAGCTCAAACCCTTGATCCTCAAGGAGGTAGCGGAAGATATCGAAATGCACGAATCCACCGTGAGCCGGATCACGACGAACAAGTATGTTTCGACTCCCCACGGCATTTTCGAGCTGAAGTTTTTCTTCAACTCGGCCTTGGATCTGAACGACGGTTCCCAGGTGGGCTCGGAGAGCGTCAAGGCGCTCATCAAGCAAATGATCGCAGACGAAGACACGAAGAAACCGCTCAGTGACGAGCGCATCGGCGAGATCCTCCAGGAAAAACTGGAAGTGAATATCGCCCGGCGTACGGTCGCCAAGTACCGCTCGGCCATGGGCATTCCTTCATCTTCAAAACGCAAGCAGTACTTCTAG
- a CDS encoding LptA/OstA family protein — MGMLLLLALLLVPVRALAQDWGEVREATVNLNVRKAPNPGAAHVVTLAKGQRVRTDFPENGWVAVFELSEKDRDPAKAVGYANAKFLKAVEMKKAASTPTPAAPKIDSGEGQVTGAVAETPPPAPIPVGMDPNRLPVKITSDRMTYNETGKVISFVGNVVATHGELTLWADRLSAFLASSSDKKFSADSVDRIVAEGKVRARKGTTEGTCGKLTYLVGPQLLKMEQNPKLQDGPNSLTGEVINFHIKDDRSEVIGGEQRVKAVFMTPGNLKVQ, encoded by the coding sequence ATGGGAATGCTGCTGCTGCTGGCCCTGTTGCTGGTTCCGGTCAGAGCCCTGGCCCAGGACTGGGGCGAAGTGCGCGAGGCCACGGTCAACCTCAACGTGCGCAAGGCGCCCAATCCAGGGGCCGCGCATGTGGTCACCCTGGCCAAGGGCCAGCGGGTGCGCACCGACTTCCCCGAAAACGGCTGGGTGGCCGTCTTCGAGTTGAGCGAAAAGGATCGCGACCCGGCCAAGGCCGTCGGGTACGCCAACGCGAAATTCCTCAAGGCTGTTGAGATGAAGAAGGCCGCGTCCACGCCCACTCCGGCGGCCCCCAAGATCGATTCCGGAGAAGGGCAGGTCACGGGTGCTGTGGCTGAAACACCGCCGCCCGCCCCCATTCCGGTGGGCATGGATCCGAACCGTCTGCCGGTGAAGATCACTTCCGATCGCATGACCTACAATGAAACCGGCAAGGTCATTTCCTTCGTGGGTAACGTGGTCGCTACCCATGGCGAACTGACCCTCTGGGCCGACAGGCTTTCGGCCTTTCTCGCGTCCAGCTCCGACAAGAAATTTTCCGCCGATAGCGTTGACCGCATCGTGGCCGAAGGCAAAGTCCGGGCACGGAAGGGGACCACCGAAGGAACCTGCGGCAAGCTGACCTACTTGGTGGGGCCGCAACTCCTCAAGATGGAGCAGAATCCCAAACTCCAGGATGGCCCCAACTCCTTGACCGGCGAAGTCATCAATTTCCACATCAAAGACGATCGATCCGAGGTCATCGGCGGCGAACAGCGCGTCAAGGCCGTCTTCATGACTCCCGGCAATCTCAAGGTGCAGTAG
- a CDS encoding phosphoribosylformylglycinamidine synthase subunit PurQ encodes MARVNALVITGYGTNCEKESAYALREAGADQADIIYFSDLAAGHVRMDDYNYFLCPGGFLDGDDLGAAQAAALRWRWSNDAGGKPVLDQLKGFFDKGGIILGICNGFQLLCKLGLLPGIGGRYFERQVSLSYNDSGRFEDRWVRLKTNPASPCVFTKGIDFLDVPIRHGEGKIIPMDADTFQALQDENLIAVQYVHPETREVTQEYPYNPNGSSLGIAGLTDPSGRILGLMPHPEAYNHKTNHPSWTRGTDPDIPLGLTMLEAGVRYLKDR; translated from the coding sequence ATGGCCCGCGTCAACGCACTTGTCATCACCGGATACGGCACCAACTGTGAAAAGGAATCCGCCTACGCCCTGCGGGAAGCTGGTGCGGATCAGGCCGATATCATTTATTTTTCCGACCTCGCAGCGGGCCATGTCCGCATGGACGACTATAACTATTTCCTCTGCCCCGGCGGTTTTCTCGACGGCGACGATCTGGGCGCGGCCCAGGCAGCGGCCTTGCGCTGGCGCTGGTCCAACGACGCGGGCGGCAAACCCGTGCTCGATCAGTTGAAGGGATTTTTCGACAAGGGCGGCATTATCCTCGGCATCTGCAACGGCTTCCAGCTCCTGTGCAAACTCGGTCTGCTTCCGGGCATCGGCGGACGCTACTTTGAACGGCAGGTCTCCCTGTCCTACAACGATTCCGGCCGATTTGAAGATCGCTGGGTACGACTCAAAACCAATCCGGCCTCGCCTTGCGTGTTTACCAAGGGCATCGACTTTCTCGACGTGCCCATCCGTCATGGCGAGGGCAAGATCATTCCCATGGACGCGGACACCTTTCAGGCCTTGCAGGATGAAAATCTCATCGCGGTCCAGTACGTCCATCCCGAGACCCGCGAGGTCACCCAGGAATATCCATACAATCCCAACGGATCGTCGCTGGGCATCGCCGGGCTGACCGACCCCTCCGGACGCATCCTCGGCCTCATGCCTCATCCCGAGGCGTACAACCACAAGACCAACCATCCGTCCTGGACACGGGGCACCGACCCGGACATCCCCCTTGGCCTGACCATGCTCGAAGCCGGGGTACGCTACCTCAAGGATCGATAA
- a CDS encoding nucleoside deaminase: MALPIAPSPPAGTTWRDLMDVAFGEACTAAREGEAPIGAALFTPTGTLLTAAHNRPIASHDPTGHAEILCLREAARVMSNYRLPNTIMAVTLEPCLMCTGALLHARVAGVVFAARDERAGALVSNMQGGSLPFANHRLWTVEGVMGEECSALLKRFFLERRK, from the coding sequence ATGGCCCTTCCCATCGCGCCCTCTCCACCCGCCGGAACCACCTGGCGCGATCTCATGGATGTGGCCTTCGGCGAAGCATGCACGGCGGCCCGGGAGGGCGAGGCCCCCATCGGCGCGGCCCTGTTCACGCCTACAGGCACTCTGCTCACGGCCGCCCACAACCGGCCCATCGCATCGCATGATCCAACCGGCCACGCGGAAATCCTCTGCCTACGCGAGGCGGCCCGCGTCATGAGCAACTACCGGTTGCCCAACACGATCATGGCCGTGACCCTCGAACCGTGCCTGATGTGCACGGGGGCGCTTCTCCATGCCCGAGTGGCCGGGGTGGTCTTCGCGGCCCGGGACGAACGCGCCGGGGCCCTGGTCTCCAACATGCAAGGGGGCTCGCTGCCGTTCGCCAATCACCGGCTGTGGACCGTGGAAGGCGTCATGGGCGAGGAATGCTCGGCCCTGCTCAAGCGATTTTTCCTGGAGCGCAGAAAATAG
- the rapZ gene encoding RNase adapter RapZ, with the protein MTATNPFPVVIVTGLSGSGKSTALKVFEDLGFFCIDGLPSEISPKLADLILKFDTKYRGLALGMDLRQFEFVDGWGQALKGFAELGITPQVLFLEAKMSELVRRYATTRRPHPLESRNLGLEAALEMEKKLLEPVRSGAALVLDTTDYSIHDLRRVIQAKWSSLETVGMGMRVHIITFGFKYGVPSEADLVFDLRFLPNPYFDKSLRSLSGLDKAVSTYVLDNPTGQGFIQRFKDFLLYILPLYAEEGRYRITLALGCTGGRHRSVSVAESVLATLKEKGYTVSIEHRHMELG; encoded by the coding sequence TTGACCGCGACCAATCCTTTTCCCGTGGTGATCGTCACCGGGCTCTCCGGGTCCGGCAAGAGCACCGCCCTCAAGGTCTTTGAAGATCTGGGCTTCTTCTGTATCGACGGACTGCCGTCCGAGATATCGCCCAAGCTGGCCGACCTCATCCTCAAATTCGATACCAAGTATCGCGGCCTGGCGCTGGGCATGGACCTGCGCCAGTTCGAGTTCGTGGACGGATGGGGACAGGCCCTGAAGGGGTTCGCCGAGCTCGGCATAACCCCGCAGGTCCTCTTTCTTGAAGCCAAGATGAGCGAACTGGTCCGGCGTTATGCGACCACCCGCCGGCCGCATCCGCTGGAGAGCCGCAACCTGGGCCTGGAAGCGGCGTTGGAAATGGAAAAAAAGCTGCTGGAGCCGGTCCGTTCCGGCGCGGCCCTGGTCCTGGACACCACGGACTACTCCATCCACGACCTGCGCCGGGTCATTCAGGCGAAGTGGTCATCCCTGGAAACGGTGGGTATGGGCATGCGGGTGCACATCATCACCTTCGGCTTCAAGTACGGCGTGCCGTCCGAGGCGGATCTGGTCTTCGATCTCCGTTTTCTGCCCAATCCTTATTTCGACAAATCCCTGCGGTCCTTGTCCGGCCTGGACAAGGCCGTGTCCACCTACGTCCTGGACAATCCCACGGGGCAAGGGTTCATTCAACGTTTCAAAGATTTTCTGCTTTATATCCTGCCGCTTTACGCTGAAGAAGGACGCTACAGGATCACCCTGGCCTTAGGCTGCACCGGCGGCCGGCATCGGTCGGTTTCCGTGGCCGAGTCGGTGCTGGCAACCCTGAAGGAAAAAGGGTATACGGTTTCGATCGAACATCGACATATGGAACTCGGTTAG
- the lptB gene encoding LPS export ABC transporter ATP-binding protein — protein sequence MAEGLRATNLSKRYGQKEVVHGINIEVNTREVVGLLGPNGAGKTTTFYMLVGIVQPNTGEVSLNGQPLTDKPLHERARLGVSYLPQESSIFKKLTVRQNLQIILEQTNLTSRQQRARAEELMEMFTITKLADQAAMFLSGGERRRLEIARALILDPQFILLDEPFAGIDPIAVIDIQEIISVLKSMEIGILISDHNVRETLNICDRAYLVYEGTVILEGAPSEIVTSSRARQIYLGEDFHL from the coding sequence ATGGCGGAAGGTCTGCGCGCAACGAACCTGTCCAAGCGGTACGGACAGAAAGAGGTCGTCCACGGCATCAACATAGAGGTCAACACGCGCGAGGTGGTCGGCCTGCTCGGTCCCAATGGCGCGGGCAAGACGACCACGTTCTACATGCTCGTGGGCATTGTTCAGCCCAACACCGGCGAGGTGTCGCTGAACGGCCAGCCGCTCACGGACAAGCCCCTGCACGAGCGCGCCCGCCTCGGCGTCAGCTATCTGCCCCAGGAAAGCTCCATCTTCAAAAAGCTTACCGTGCGCCAGAATCTCCAGATCATCCTGGAGCAGACCAACCTGACTTCACGGCAGCAGCGGGCCCGGGCCGAGGAACTCATGGAGATGTTCACCATCACCAAGCTGGCGGACCAGGCGGCCATGTTCCTGTCCGGCGGCGAGCGGCGCAGGCTTGAGATCGCCCGGGCGCTCATCCTCGATCCGCAGTTCATTCTTCTGGACGAACCGTTCGCGGGCATCGACCCCATTGCGGTCATCGACATCCAGGAAATAATCTCCGTGCTCAAGTCCATGGAGATCGGCATCCTCATTTCCGACCACAATGTCCGGGAGACCCTGAACATTTGCGATCGTGCCTACCTTGTCTACGAAGGGACGGTCATTCTGGAGGGAGCCCCGTCTGAAATCGTCACATCCAGCCGCGCCCGGCAGATCTATCTGGGCGAAGATTTTCATCTCTGA
- a CDS encoding PTS sugar transporter subunit IIA: MKLSDYLAKELILPELASETKSDVLQELVAPLGEQYPEMDTDHAVRVLLDRERLGSTGIGDGIAIPHGKLEDLEKVIVVVGRSHKGVEFEALDHSPCTIFFLVLAPEQVAGMHLRVLAQISRLLKDEEFRKAFLAAEDLEALWALLKSV; this comes from the coding sequence ATGAAACTCAGTGATTACCTGGCGAAGGAGCTGATCCTTCCCGAACTCGCGTCCGAGACCAAATCGGACGTTCTGCAAGAACTCGTCGCCCCCTTGGGCGAACAATATCCAGAGATGGACACGGACCATGCGGTCCGTGTCCTTCTCGATCGTGAACGGCTCGGCTCCACTGGCATTGGGGACGGTATCGCCATTCCCCACGGCAAGCTCGAAGACCTGGAAAAGGTCATCGTGGTCGTGGGCCGCAGCCACAAGGGTGTGGAATTCGAGGCCCTGGACCATAGTCCCTGCACCATCTTTTTTTTGGTGCTGGCCCCGGAGCAGGTAGCGGGCATGCACCTGCGCGTCCTGGCGCAGATCTCCCGTCTTCTCAAGGACGAGGAATTCCGCAAGGCGTTTCTGGCGGCCGAAGACCTTGAGGCCCTCTGGGCCCTGCTCAAGAGCGTATAA
- a CDS encoding HAD-IIIA family hydrolase — protein MADATALARKIKLLVLDVDGVLTDGGLYYGDEGLLVKRFNVQDGLGIKVAQAMGLEVGVITGLNQKPVENRVRELGIQHYYAGHHRKVPLFEEMCEKAGVDPQEAAYMGDDWIDLAVMRRAGLALCVPNAVPEVIEAADWISARQGGHGAVREAIAFILEARGLKEQALQHWVD, from the coding sequence GTGGCTGATGCGACTGCGCTGGCGCGGAAGATCAAACTGCTGGTGCTCGACGTGGACGGCGTGCTCACCGACGGCGGCCTGTACTATGGCGACGAGGGGCTCCTCGTGAAGCGGTTCAATGTGCAGGACGGGCTCGGCATCAAGGTGGCCCAGGCAATGGGCCTTGAGGTCGGAGTCATCACGGGGCTGAATCAGAAACCGGTGGAGAACCGCGTTCGGGAACTGGGCATCCAGCATTATTACGCAGGGCATCACCGCAAGGTGCCGTTGTTCGAAGAGATGTGCGAAAAGGCGGGGGTCGATCCCCAGGAGGCCGCCTACATGGGCGACGACTGGATCGACCTGGCCGTAATGCGCCGCGCCGGGCTGGCCCTGTGCGTGCCCAACGCGGTGCCCGAGGTGATCGAGGCCGCGGATTGGATATCCGCCCGGCAAGGCGGACACGGCGCGGTCCGTGAAGCTATCGCCTTCATCCTGGAGGCCCGCGGCCTCAAGGAGCAGGCTCTGCAACACTGGGTGGACTAG
- a CDS encoding PTS sugar transporter subunit IIC produces the protein MVRPGRFFFALFSQFRSSLTIGLLERPLVVGFFWGAATGEYTTSLYIAIFFELFWLDLIPAGTYIPPQLTAATFAALTLTTWFGLEQPSRIMLVLFASMPLAWIGTKVEGWLREREQGSYNALLNWARNPDSKHLPGALVLRSMARGLVMSWVTFLAAVLILKEAFELFFALYPSLFTHLDVTWAHLWVAASLGGLMALRLKRAYVILATGIILVALFLLLPNLWA, from the coding sequence TTGGTTCGCCCTGGTCGCTTTTTTTTTGCCCTCTTTTCCCAATTCCGTTCGTCGCTGACCATCGGTCTGCTTGAACGGCCCCTGGTGGTCGGCTTCTTCTGGGGCGCAGCCACCGGTGAATACACCACCAGCCTGTATATCGCCATATTCTTCGAACTGTTTTGGCTCGACCTCATCCCGGCCGGTACGTATATTCCACCACAACTCACGGCGGCCACCTTTGCGGCCCTGACCCTGACCACATGGTTCGGCCTCGAGCAGCCGTCCAGGATCATGCTCGTGCTTTTCGCCAGTATGCCGCTGGCCTGGATCGGCACCAAGGTGGAAGGGTGGCTCCGCGAGCGGGAGCAGGGCAGTTACAACGCACTGCTCAACTGGGCGCGCAATCCCGATTCCAAGCATCTGCCCGGTGCCCTGGTCCTGCGCTCCATGGCGCGCGGGCTGGTCATGAGCTGGGTGACTTTTCTAGCGGCGGTCCTCATTCTCAAGGAAGCGTTCGAGCTTTTTTTCGCCCTGTACCCATCCCTCTTCACTCATCTGGATGTAACCTGGGCCCACCTTTGGGTGGCCGCCTCCCTGGGCGGACTCATGGCCCTGCGCCTGAAGCGGGCCTACGTCATCCTGGCCACGGGCATCATCCTTGTTGCCTTGTTCCTGCTTCTGCCCAATCTGTGGGCGTGA
- the lptC gene encoding LPS export ABC transporter periplasmic protein LptC, with protein MKGRPALILLVIFALGLLIGLGVNSLFFSEPILEETGTAERPRASREEMFADADVSAEDIELVQGKQGAMAWKLLARSAKYNQELGIIAMDFPQLTAFFGEDRREVYVQADRGEVDQENDNLSLYDGVSGRFGNLALDAQHLDYVGAIGKVYLKGGVTMRRPDMIVQAKAMELDLATNQLVAAGGVEALLAPEGLGRNPLHENKE; from the coding sequence ATGAAAGGGCGCCCGGCTCTGATTCTTCTCGTCATTTTCGCCCTGGGGTTGCTTATCGGCCTGGGGGTGAATTCCCTTTTCTTTTCCGAGCCCATTCTGGAGGAAACCGGTACAGCCGAGCGGCCAAGGGCGTCGCGCGAGGAGATGTTCGCCGACGCCGACGTCTCGGCCGAGGACATCGAACTCGTCCAGGGCAAGCAGGGGGCCATGGCCTGGAAGTTGTTAGCCCGGAGTGCCAAGTACAACCAGGAACTCGGCATCATCGCCATGGATTTCCCCCAACTGACCGCCTTTTTCGGCGAGGATCGCCGGGAGGTCTACGTCCAGGCGGACCGTGGCGAGGTGGATCAGGAAAACGACAATCTGTCGTTGTACGACGGTGTCAGCGGGCGATTCGGCAACTTGGCCCTGGACGCCCAACATCTTGATTATGTGGGCGCAATAGGTAAGGTGTACCTCAAGGGCGGCGTCACTATGCGCCGACCGGACATGATTGTTCAGGCCAAGGCCATGGAACTCGACTTAGCCACGAACCAATTGGTGGCCGCGGGCGGCGTGGAAGCGTTGTTGGCCCCGGAAGGACTGGGAAGGAATCCTTTGCATGAAAACAAGGAATAA
- the raiA gene encoding ribosome-associated translation inhibitor RaiA — MNISFTFKNFEPSDHLKGYAEKRFEKVAKYVSDAEADLQVNLLVDKFRHKADVILNSDRIHISAYEDSEDMYSTIDMVLDKLEAQLRKMREKMKNRPRQARPNKMVQMNYLSYEDLAAGSSPTIVGTDAYEPKPMSVDEAAMQLDALDNEFLVFRNAETEGVNVIYKRKNGDYGLIDPGN; from the coding sequence ATGAACATCAGCTTCACTTTCAAGAACTTCGAGCCTTCCGATCACCTCAAGGGGTATGCGGAAAAGCGTTTTGAAAAGGTAGCAAAATACGTTTCCGATGCGGAGGCAGATCTCCAAGTCAATCTGCTGGTCGATAAGTTCCGCCACAAGGCGGACGTGATCCTGAACTCGGATCGCATTCATATCTCGGCCTATGAAGACTCGGAAGACATGTATTCCACCATTGACATGGTCCTGGACAAGCTGGAAGCCCAGCTCCGCAAGATGCGGGAAAAGATGAAGAACCGCCCCAGACAGGCGCGTCCGAATAAAATGGTGCAGATGAACTACCTGTCCTATGAGGACCTCGCTGCCGGTTCATCCCCCACCATCGTAGGCACCGATGCATACGAGCCCAAGCCCATGTCCGTGGACGAGGCCGCCATGCAGCTCGATGCCCTTGACAATGAATTCCTGGTCTTCCGCAATGCGGAAACCGAAGGCGTTAACGTAATATACAAGAGGAAGAACGGCGATTACGGCCTGATCGACCCTGGTAACTAA
- a CDS encoding PTS sugar transporter subunit IIA — protein MVAKTDKKDGVIGVVLVTHGSFGETLLGAAEMVLGPQDNCLAVGIDVNKGVDEALEGVRKAIQSVEQGKGVLALTDLFGGSPTTMSLSLMKSENLEVITGVNLPMLVATLQSRSLKLHDLAEKAMEAGQQGIKVAGAMLRKKAKK, from the coding sequence ATGGTTGCAAAGACTGACAAAAAAGACGGCGTGATCGGCGTGGTGCTGGTTACCCACGGCAGCTTCGGCGAGACCCTGCTCGGGGCGGCCGAGATGGTTCTGGGCCCCCAGGACAATTGTCTGGCCGTGGGCATCGACGTGAACAAGGGCGTGGACGAAGCCCTGGAAGGCGTGCGCAAGGCGATCCAGTCCGTGGAGCAGGGCAAGGGCGTCCTGGCCCTGACCGATCTGTTCGGCGGTTCGCCCACGACCATGTCCCTTTCCCTGATGAAGTCGGAAAACCTTGAAGTCATCACCGGCGTCAACCTGCCCATGCTCGTGGCCACCCTGCAATCCCGTTCCCTGAAACTCCACGACCTGGCCGAAAAGGCCATGGAAGCAGGGCAGCAAGGGATCAAGGTCGCTGGGGCTATGCTGCGCAAGAAAGCGAAAAAGTAG
- a CDS encoding PTS sugar transporter subunit IIB: MTFVRIDNRLIHGQIIETWLPYTGAKTVIVANDELAHDILQQEIMSLAIPQAVKSSFVTVDEVPSAIARLGSNVGDDGAIILFSNCADARRAFDSGFGFHVLNVGNIHYSPGKRQISPSVALSDEDETCLRQLNRQGVELDFRCVPNDPVQVRF; the protein is encoded by the coding sequence GTGACGTTTGTTCGTATAGACAACCGCTTGATTCACGGCCAGATCATTGAGACGTGGCTGCCCTATACCGGCGCCAAGACGGTCATCGTGGCCAACGACGAATTGGCTCACGACATCCTCCAGCAGGAAATCATGTCCCTGGCCATCCCCCAGGCGGTGAAGAGTTCCTTCGTTACCGTGGACGAGGTGCCCTCGGCCATTGCCCGACTCGGCTCCAACGTCGGCGACGACGGGGCCATCATTCTTTTTTCCAACTGCGCCGATGCCCGCCGGGCCTTTGATTCCGGCTTCGGCTTCCATGTGCTTAACGTCGGCAACATCCACTACAGCCCGGGCAAGCGACAGATATCCCCAAGCGTGGCCTTGTCCGACGAGGACGAGACCTGCCTGCGTCAGTTGAACCGCCAGGGCGTGGAACTCGATTTCCGCTGCGTGCCCAACGACCCCGTACAGGTGAGGTTCTAG